In Streptomyces sp. SID8374, one genomic interval encodes:
- a CDS encoding exonuclease SbcCD subunit D — MRMLHTSDWHLGRSFHRVPLIDAQAAFLDHLVATAEARDVDVVLVSGDVYDRAVPPLTAVDLFDRALHRLAALGVPTVMISGNHDSARRLGVGAGLFDRAGIHLRTDPESCATPVVLTDAHGDVALYGLPYLEPALVKDTLRAAKAGHEAVLTAAMDRVRADLATRPAGTRSVVLAHAFVAGGEPSDSERDITVGGVAAVPAGVFDGVDYVALGHLHGSQRVTGRVRYSGSPLAYSFSEADHRKTMWLIDLDGSGNIAAEERIDCPAERPLARLRGRLDTLLEDPALDRHEHAWVEATLTDPVRPAEPMARLSARFPHTLSLVFDPERPPEDPLASYAQRLKGRDDHQIAEDFVAHVRGGSGPSDPERTVLRAAFDDVRVDETVREVSR; from the coding sequence GTGAGGATGCTGCACACCTCGGACTGGCACCTGGGCCGGTCCTTCCACCGCGTCCCCCTCATCGACGCCCAGGCCGCCTTCCTGGACCACCTGGTGGCCACCGCCGAGGCCCGGGACGTGGATGTGGTCCTGGTCTCCGGCGACGTCTACGACCGGGCCGTTCCACCGCTCACCGCCGTCGACCTCTTCGACCGCGCGCTGCACCGGCTCGCCGCCCTCGGCGTCCCCACCGTCATGATCTCCGGGAACCACGACTCGGCCCGCCGCCTCGGCGTCGGCGCCGGGCTCTTCGACCGGGCCGGGATCCATCTGCGTACGGACCCCGAGAGCTGCGCCACCCCCGTCGTCCTCACCGACGCCCACGGCGATGTCGCCCTCTACGGCCTCCCCTACCTGGAACCCGCCCTCGTCAAGGACACCCTCCGCGCCGCCAAGGCCGGACACGAGGCGGTCCTGACCGCCGCCATGGACCGGGTCCGCGCCGACCTCGCCACCCGCCCCGCGGGAACCCGCTCCGTCGTCCTCGCGCACGCCTTCGTGGCGGGCGGCGAACCCAGCGACAGCGAACGCGACATCACCGTCGGCGGGGTCGCCGCCGTCCCGGCCGGGGTCTTCGACGGCGTCGACTACGTGGCCCTCGGCCATCTCCACGGCTCCCAGCGCGTCACGGGCCGCGTCCGCTACTCCGGCTCCCCGCTCGCCTACTCCTTCTCCGAGGCCGACCACCGCAAGACCATGTGGCTGATCGACCTGGACGGCAGCGGCAACATCGCCGCCGAGGAACGGATCGACTGCCCCGCCGAGCGCCCCCTCGCCCGGCTCCGCGGCCGCCTGGACACCCTGCTGGAGGACCCGGCCCTCGACCGCCACGAGCACGCCTGGGTCGAAGCCACCCTCACCGACCCCGTCCGCCCCGCCGAACCCATGGCCCGCCTCAGCGCCCGCTTCCCGCACACCCTCAGCCTCGTCTTCGACCCCGAGAGGCCCCCCGAGGACCCGCTCGCCTCCTACGCCCAGCGCCTCAAGGGCCGCGACGACCACCAGATCGCCGAGGACTTCGTGGCCCATGTGCGCGGCGGCAGCGGCCCCAGCGACCCCGAACGCACCGTGCTGCGCGCCGCGTTCGACGACGTACGGGTGGACGAGACCGTGCGCGAGGTGTCCCGTTGA